The following nucleotide sequence is from Acyrthosiphon pisum isolate AL4f chromosome A2, pea_aphid_22Mar2018_4r6ur, whole genome shotgun sequence.
tttagaaaaaaaacactacATTACattcaaattagaaaaaaagaatACAAGTAATGAACTTACTTGgcttataattgaaaaatgtaagtacattttacaattaattttattaatcaaaaagTGTTCAAATGAGTAGctattgtatgaataataaatatttgtaacataatttataacaaattaataactattagcAATATTATGAACCGTAAACACTAAATTAAATCAAGAAATTTCATAAGCCGTTACAAACAATACAAAGTCGGTTTACAATTTTCGAAAACAAATTCAGTGATAACAGCAAAACTCCGAGATAGCATTCGAAAAGCGGTGAAAACGGATTACGGAACAAAGGCGACGGGATTTTTTTCGCTCGTTACGCTGGTCACACTGCAAAGTTCAATGGCATGACGGCAGAGTACGGGCGAAGTAGgaactaaataatatgataaaagacGTGCGAAACTTACTCCGTCGAGTTTGTTCGCTGACtggttagtaataataatacgccaaATATTTGGCGATTAAAATGATGAAGTCAAAAACTgccaataatttattgacacaCACTGCACAGtaatagctatttttttttcaaatagaaacatttttcgAATTTAAAACTGTTGTCTGTATAATCGCGTAGCGTAAATATGTCTTCGAAAGCTGAAAAAGACAAACAGAAACAAATACAGGATAGATGTCTGTCGTTACTGAACCAAATGTTGAAAGATGACGATAACAAGTACTGTGTGGACTGCGATTCGAaaggtaaataatacatacttgATAAGCATAAAACGTTATTCTATAGCTAAATAGGTTAATATCGCTGTTTACAAACTTAGGACCGAGATGGGCTTCTTGGAATTTGGGAATATTCCTGTGCATAAGATGTGCTGGTATCCATCGCAACCTCGGCGTGCACATCAGCAAAGTGAGGTCTGTGAATTTAGATTCTTGGACTCCCGAACAAGTGGTGGTGTGTACACATTATTTATCTTCAAcgaacacattatttttattattttttattaaacagtaAATTCTATAATTACAGAATTTGCAACAAATGGGAAATAGTCGAGCAAGAGCTGTATACGAAGCAAACCTACCGGATAATTTTAGACGCCCGCAAACTGATTCTGCATTAGAGGCATTCATTCGTTCTAAGTACGAACACAAAAAGTACATTGCCAAGGAATGGGTGCAGCCTCCATTACctaaagtaaaaatgtcatcgatttcattaatattattattattattattattattattagcaacaTTAAACTATTGAAATATAGTTGACAAGTagtttatcataaaaattatttaattttaggtaggtatatgtccTTATAACTCAATTAATCCATAATATGCTTATCAGACCAATGTTATATCTGACTAGTATTTTCTGCatacatttaacattacaatatttaagttaattttttacaaataataaggtttaaggtacctatattaaaataaaaacaacataattaagaattgttcaataatcaatactataatatattatataattgttaaacattACACCTGTGACAGAAACattggtttttaaaaagttttatttatgtccaacaaaatattttaactcgttcACGGCCGAGAATAAGTCCCAGTGCTCTTGAAAAAAACCACggctcataaaaatataaataataactatttgttCGCCAACATTATAATCAACTATAAAAGTCGTCAGAATAGACAATGGAAAAttgatatttgttaaaataaatcccatatgaaaacaatagtaataatgtcACATACATGTGATACCCGTCCACCTAAAGGCACCCTCATGTGACAAATACATGGCACTGTCCTTGAACGTGTTAATAATAACTGTGATTGATGtctaagaaattattatgattaatgattaaaattaattcattactcattacctatgtatttatcatcttagttattttatattgatatgtaaacattaaaaaatagaatattaaatataaaaataatatacaccttcctataggtatattagttaatagtattttaaactacctattaaaattacattttttacttaaatggttattttatatttttaggtaaattGGGATAAAGATTTAGAAGAAGAAGCTGAaaaacagaagaaaaaaaagCGAGAACCAAAACCTGGGTCAATCATGCGCAGTGTGCCTTCAATTGTGCCAAATCCATTACCTAAACCTATTTCTTTAAGCCCAAAATTATCATCAAACAAGAAACCAATTTCAACCGATTCAAAACATTCCACTGATCTTCTCGGTTTGGGTAcataatttaatctattttaaaatgattctcacctttatttaactattaatacattattacaatacagATACTCCCACAAAAGATTCAAACCCTACATTGATAGATACGTCCTTCACATCTTCCAGTTCAGATTCAACAGATCCCTTCAGTAGTTTTTTAAGTGCATCTGTTTCTTCTACTACAACCGCTTCTCCCCAAATTCAACAAACTATTGATCCAATGGTAGGCCGTTCCACTGAAGAGGAAAACTTTTTCAATCAACCAACGGctacaaaaaataaactcaCTACCGATTCTATTTTGGCATTATATGGGAAAACATCATCCCCAAATAACATGGCTGCAAGCCAGTACACAAGTATATAACtatcaaatatgaaattgtgtttatatttaaaacatttttttttttgtcataggtcaaaataatggttttgttCCTCCTCAGCCGCAACAACCATTATTTAACGCTTTCAATCAGAATGGATTCCAAAATATGCAATCCACCAATAATCTTGTatgcttattttataaataattaattaattactgtattttaattatgactAACATTgaaactatttgtttttttttttaattcagggGAATTCTATCAATTTGTTATCCAATAACTCTATTGATTTTAACAATCTCCAGTCATCAACAAATTCTAATTTTGCATCTAATCCATTTTACAGTATGGCTGCAAAAAATGCACCAACTCAATTTATTAATCATGTAAgtgatttatttgttttagtttatttggtttattgaatttttaaggtttaaagtaaaaaatataagttattttatcaaatatatttatttaaatgatattgggagtaatattgtattactccctgttagtttttactttacatgttgtgtagaatattattttatacaagaacacaataataa
It contains:
- the LOC100167404 gene encoding stromal membrane-associated protein 1 isoform X1, which gives rise to MSSKAEKDKQKQIQDRCLSLLNQMLKDDDNKYCVDCDSKGPRWASWNLGIFLCIRCAGIHRNLGVHISKVRSVNLDSWTPEQVVNLQQMGNSRARAVYEANLPDNFRRPQTDSALEAFIRSKYEHKKYIAKEWVQPPLPKVNWDKDLEEEAEKQKKKKREPKPGSIMRSVPSIVPNPLPKPISLSPKLSSNKKPISTDSKHSTDLLGLDTPTKDSNPTLIDTSFTSSSSDSTDPFSSFLSASVSSTTTASPQIQQTIDPMVGRSTEEENFFNQPTATKNKLTTDSILALYGKTSSPNNMAASQYTSQNNGFVPPQPQQPLFNAFNQNGFQNMQSTNNLGNSINLLSNNSIDFNNLQSSTNSNFASNPFYSMAAKNAPTQFINHESPVVKNNQFSAFDSPNDLAHLPQQMTMLNLGHPTTAPSTVNGFTDLSNGFTDLSNGFTDLSHGFTDFSNGFTDLAKQSQAGQTLSPNLWQ
- the LOC100167404 gene encoding stromal membrane-associated protein 1 isoform X2, which codes for MSSKAEKDKQKQIQDRCLSLLNQMLKDDDNKYCVDCDSKGPRWASWNLGIFLCIRCAGIHRNLGVHISKVRSVNLDSWTPEQVVNLQQMGNSRARAVYEANLPDNFRRPQTDSALEAFIRSKYEHKKYIAKEWVQPPLPKVNWDKDLEEEAEKQKKKKREPKPGSIMRSVPSIVPNPLPKPISLSPKLSSNKKPISTDSKHSTDLLGLDTPTKDSNPTLIDTSFTSSSSDSTDPFSSFLSASVSSTTTASPQIQQTIDPMVGRSTEEENFFNQPTATKNKLTTDSILALYGKTSSPNNMAASQYTSQNNGFVPPQPQQPLFNAFNQNGFQNMQSTNNLGNSINLLSNNSIDFNNLQSSTNSNFASNPFYSMAAKNAPTQFINHLPQQMTMLNLGHPTTAPSTVNGFTDLSNGFTDLSNGFTDLSHGFTDFSNGFTDLAKQSQAGQTLSPNLWQ